A part of Xenopus tropicalis strain Nigerian chromosome 4, UCB_Xtro_10.0, whole genome shotgun sequence genomic DNA contains:
- the pllp gene encoding plasmolipin translates to MAEFPAKVSTQTSTPEASSSRGSLGFVSLDVGFFSSIPGILMAVEIALGLLVWALIADSNHPATSAYGWVLFVSVTCWLVTLLVFVVFILHLQRKLAFVPWSLVLLIYHAAATLLYITAFITCAASIQTTTDMYTAAYNKKSAASFFACMVMIAYGASTFFSFLIWRGSGSNAATDQA, encoded by the exons ATGGCTGAATTCCCTGCCAAAGTTAGCACTCAGACGAGTACGCCAGAGGCTTCTTCATCAAGAGGATCTTTGGGGTTTGTGAGTTTGGACGTGGGTTTCTTCAGTTCAATTCCTGGAATCCTGATGGCTGTAGAAATT gctCTGGGACTCCTGGTTTGGGCATTAATTGCAGACAGTAATCATCCTGCAACCAGTGCATATGGCTGGGTCCTGTTTGTCTCTGTTACCTGCTGGCTGGTCACTCTCTTGGTGTTTGTGGTCTTTATACTGCATCTGCAGAGAAAGCTGGCATTTGTCCCTTGGTCACTGGTG ctgcTTATTTATCATGCAGCAGCCACCCTCCTCTACATAACAGCATTCATTACATGCGCAGCATCAATACAAACTACGACGGACATGTACACTGCAGCCTATAACAAGAAGTCCGCGGCTTCG TTCTTTGCTTGCATGGTGATGATTGCATATGGAGCAAGCACCTTCTTCAGTTTTTTGATATGGAGGGGATCTGGCAGCAATGCAGCCACCGATCAAGCCTGA